A single Oryza brachyantha chromosome 8, ObraRS2, whole genome shotgun sequence DNA region contains:
- the LOC102707608 gene encoding sulfite exporter TauE/SafE family protein 3-like — MGTRWHAFAAVGAACAAAVAVAAADRGFPFAEAAVAAPVEASYLRKVASFLWSGETAYQHVWPPMELGWQIILGTLIGFFGAAFGSVGGVGGGGIFVPMLTLIIGFDAKSSTAISKCMIMGAAVSTVYYNLKLKHPTLDMPIIDYDLAVLIQPMLMLGISIGVIFNVIFPDWLVTVLLIILFLGTSIKAFLRGIDTWKKETILQREAAKRLEHTSEEPEYTPLPTGPAATAESKKPSDEAESIWQNVYWKEFGLLAFVWVAFLVLQVTKNYMPTCSTWYWVLNILQIPVSIGVTMYEGLGLMQGRRVISSKGTEQTNLKFHQLLVYCFFGMMAGVVGGLLGLGGGFIMGPLFLELGIPPQVSSATATFAMMFSSSMSVVEYYLLNRFPVPYALFFTVTAFFAAIVGQHVVRKLINWLGRASLIIFILSFMIFVSAISLGGVGISNMVGKISRHEYMGFDNICNYDV, encoded by the exons ATGGGGACGAGATGGCACGCCTTCGCCGCGGTCGGCGCGGCCtgcgcggccgccgtcgccgtcgccgccgccgacaggGGTTTCCCGTTCGCGGaggccgcggtggcggcgccggtggaaGCGAGCTACCTGCGGAAGGTGGCCAGCTTCCTGTGGAGCGGCGAGACCGCTTATCAGCACGTGTGGCCG CCGATGGAACTTGGTTGGCAAATTATTCTGGGGACATTAATCGGATTCTTTGGAGCAGCATTTGGGAGTGTAGGAGGagtaggtggtggtgggatcTTCGTGCCGATGCTCACCTTGATCATTGGGTTCGACGCGAAGTCGTCGACGGCGATATCGAAAT GTATGATAATGGGGGCAGCTGTTTCAACTGTGTACTACAACCTCAAACTGAAGCACCCAACTTTGGACATGCCAATTATTGACTATGATCTAGCTGTGCTTATTCAGCCGATGCTAATGTTAGGGATCAGCATTGGTGTTATTTTCAATGTCATATTTCCTGATTGGCTGGTTACGGTTCTCTTGATCATCCTTTTCCTAG GCACTTCAATTAAAGCTTTTCTGAGGGGTATTGACACGTGGAAGAAAGAGACAATATTGCAAAGG GAAGCAGCAAAGCGACTGGAGCACACAA GTGAAGAACCGGAGTATACTCCACTCCCAACAGGACCAGCTGCAACAGCCGAGTCAAAAAAACCATCAGATGAAGCA GAATCCATTTGGCAGAATGTTTACTGGAAGGAGTTTGGACTTCTTGCCTTTGTTTGGGTAGCATTCCTCGTGCTTCAGGTCACTAAG AATTACATGCCAACTTGCTCCACATGGTACTGGGTTTTGAACATTCTACAG ATCCCGGTGTCAATTGGGGTGACCATGTATGAAGGGCTGGGCTTGATGCAAGGGAGGAGGGTCATATCATCAAAAGGAACTGAACAAACCAATCTGAAATTTCATCAGCTACTGGTATACTGCTTTTTCGGGATGATGGCTGGTGTTGTCGGTGGTCTGCTTGGTCTTGGCGGCGGCTTCATCATGGGGCCTCTGTTCTTGGAGCTTGGAATCCCCCCACAG GTCTCAAGTGCCACAGCTACCTTTGCAATGATGTTCTCATCTTCCATGTCTGTCGTTGAATACTACCTCTTGAACCGGTTCCCTGTGCCATATG CTCTTTTCTTCACCGTCACAGCGTTCTTCGCCGCGATTGTCGGACAGCATGTTGTGAGAAAGCTGATCAACTGGTTAGGGCGGGCATCACTCATTATCTTCATACTGTCCTTCATGATCTTCGTCAGTGCAATCTCACTTG GTGGAGTTGGCATCTCCAACATGGTTGGCAAGATTTCGCGCCACGAGTACATGGGTTTCGACAACATTTGCAACTATGATGTATAA
- the LOC102721186 gene encoding proton pump-interactor BIP131-like, which translates to MGLLVKELYGASSAICTSNVVCTAHPFPSERILQVIFQGEEMEATGAEATLSQVKAVDGEDNIFQDKESRATAKERGEAALFGLENTAPNGAINPADLAPPKDAVDEWPEPKQTHSFFFVKVRPYEDPNLKMKLDQADKECQKKIQARSHIFEALRTKRNERSNIISELKPLTAENKQYNVVVSGKLKEIEPLQKSLGKFRSENNAMRAQGAGLCSSIEELDQLIKSLNDRICHESISLDEEKRLVKEIKQLNGTRSKVVENAAKRAKMQDTVGERDTIHDQVKQIGVGIDEVKKERQNVRDKIKVLEDQLHAVDDEIAALQDDLTAATARKDKAFDALNELRKTRDLNNVSFHQYRTISNNVRDLSARGEVETVQQLCQNEVENFMAQWFSSKSFREDYVKRILISLNSRQLSRDGRMRNPDEKPIVLETQVAPPAEREPTPLKKPVKQAKEAPAPPADIPPKDEIHVKAPAKTAKAKPSHEVGDIPDVYDDEAPKEKTKPKVVDEAKLKEMKRREEIEKNKMALERKKKQAEKQAMKAAARAEKEAERKLKEKEKKAKKKSAAAGGAESEEAAESDAKSDEAVEPEVKGEEPEAPATVKKEQKKNAPHRNTLTKTKAPLPKAVLKRKKSQSYSSWIAPAGALAAVLVVLLGVVVYYQHYYYLPASTSN; encoded by the exons ATGGGCCTGCTTGTAAAGGAGCTGTATGGGGCCTCCTCTGCAATCTGCACCAGCAATGTCGTATGCACAGCTCATCCTTTCCCCTCTGAAAGGATTTTACAAG TTATTTTTCAGGGTGAAGAAATGGAGGCCACTGGTGCTGAAGCTACGTTGTCCCAGGTTAAAGCTGTTGATGGAGAAGATAACATTTTCCAAGATAAGGAAAGTAGAGCTACTGCCAAGGAGCGTGGGGAGGCAGCcttgtttggtttggaaaACACTGCTCCAAATGGAGCCATAAATCCTGCTGATCTTGCACCCCCAAAAGATGCTGTGGATGAGTGGCCTGAACCTAAGCAAActcattcatttttctttgttaaaGTTCGTCCATATGAGGATCCTAACCTGAAGATGAAACTTGATCAAGCTGACAAGGAGTGCCAGAAAAAGATACAAGCTCGATCCCATATTTTTGAGGCCTTGAGGACCAAGAGG AATGAGCGATCCAATATTATATCCGAACTGAAGCCGTTGACTGCAGAGAATAAACAATATAATGTAGTTGTGAGTGGAAAATTGAAGGAAATAGAACCTCTTCAAAAGAGTTTAGGCAAGTTTCGTAGTGAAAACAATGCAATGCGTGCACAAGGGGCAGGTTTGTGCTCATCAATTGAGGAGCTTGATCAGTTG ATCAAGAGCTTAAATGATCGGATTTGTCATGAAAGCATATCCTTAGACGAGGAAAAGAGATTGGtcaaagaaataaaacaaCTTAACGGAACCCGGTCAAAGGTTGTTGAGAATGCTGCTAAGAGAGCTAAAATGCAAGATACAGTTGGTGAGAGAGACACAATACACGATCAAGTCAAA CAAATTGGCGTGGGCATTGATGAGGTTAAAAAGGAGAGACAAAATGTTAGAGACAAGATTAAGGTTCTTGAAGATCAACTCCATgctgttgatgatgaaattgcTGCACTTCAGGATGATCTTACTGCAGCTACTGCTAGAAAAGATAAAGCATTTGATGCTTTAAATGAATTGAGAAAAACACGTGATCTTAAT AATGTGTCCTTCCATCAATACCGCACAATCTCAAACAATGTTAGAGACCTTTCAGCCAGGGGTGAAGTAGAAACAGTGCAGCAGCTCTGCCAGAATGAG GTTGAGAATTTCATGGCACAGTGGTTTAGCAGCAAGTCGTTTAGAGAGGATTATGTGAAGAGGATACTCATTTCTCTGAACAGTCGGCAGCTGAGCAGAGATGGACGAATGAGGAATCCTGATGAGAAGCCTATCGTTCTGGAAACACAAGTGGCACCACCTGCGGAACGGGAGCCTACTCCACTGAAAAAGCCTGTGAAGCAGGCAAAGGAGGCTCCAGCTCCACCTGCAGATATTCCTCCAAAGGATGAGATTCACGTCAAAGCGCCTGCAAAAACTGCTAAGGCCAAACCATCCCATGAGGTTGGTGATATTCCAGATGTCTATGATGATGAGGCACCGAAGGAGAAGACAAAACCTAAAGTAGTAGATGAAGCAAAGTTGAAAGAAATGAAGAGACGGGAAGAGATCGAAAAGAACAAGATGGCACtggaaaggaagaagaagcaggcCGAGAAACAAGCAATGAAAGCAGCAGCACGAGCAGAAAAAGAAGCTGAGAGGAAGCTTAAG gagaaggagaagaaggccAAGAAGAAGAGTGCAGCAGCTGGAGGTGCCGAGTCAGAGGAGGCAGCTGAATCTGATGCCAAGTCTGATGAAGCAGTGGAACCTGAGGTCAAGGGAGAAGAGCCAGAAGCTCCTGCAACAgttaaaaaagaacaaaagaagaaTGCCCCGCATAGAAATACGTTGACGAAAACAAAGGCCCCTCTTCCAAAGGCAGTCCTGAAGAGGAAGAAATCCCAGTCATACTCATCATGGATTGCACCCGCAGGAGCATTGGCAGCTGTGCTTGTGGTCCTGCTTGGAGTAGTGGTTTACTACCAGCACTACTACTACCTTCCAGCTAGCACCAGCAACTGA